The Benincasa hispida cultivar B227 chromosome 9, ASM972705v1, whole genome shotgun sequence genome has a segment encoding these proteins:
- the LOC120085194 gene encoding cytochrome c oxidase subunit 5C-like gives MAAGRVAHVTLKGPSVVKEILTGMGLALFAGSFWKMHQWNEQRKVRAFYDLLEKGEIGVVVDEE, from the coding sequence ATGGCTGCTGGCAGGGTGGCTCACGTCACACTTAAAGGACCGAGTGTGGTCAAGGAGATATTGACAGGAATGGGACTTGCTTTGTTTGCTGGTAGCTTTTGGAAAATGCATCAATGGAATGAGCAGAGGAAAGTGAGAGCTTTCTATGATCTACTGGAGAAGGGTGAGATCGGTGTCGTTGTTGATGAAGAATAG